A single Pseudomonas sp. HN11 DNA region contains:
- a CDS encoding CobW family GTP-binding protein, translated as MSIALNVITGFLGSGKTTLLKRLLQGESLGDTALLINEFGDVGIDHLLVEEVAPDTVLLPSGCVCCSIRGELKDALLGLLQRRERGEIPAFKRVILETTGLADPAPILATLSNDVQLRGRFHIGLVITLVDASHASLQERLHPEWLAQVAAADRLLLSKTDLAGDCAALREHLQALNAGTPILDTHDIHSGDQLLLGEGLRSAEPAMEVSRWQLHRTTTATHGSAQVCSLTFDQPLDWVGFGVWLSMLLRCHGERILRVKGLLNVNASNAPIVIHGVQHCLHAPVHLPAWPGSDRQSRLVFILRGLDPALLRRSFEVFSRRFAA; from the coding sequence ATGAGCATCGCCCTCAACGTCATTACCGGCTTCCTTGGCAGCGGCAAGACCACCTTGCTCAAGCGCCTGCTGCAAGGTGAAAGCCTGGGCGACACCGCGCTGCTGATCAACGAGTTCGGTGATGTCGGCATCGACCATCTGCTGGTGGAAGAGGTGGCGCCGGACACCGTGCTGCTCCCCAGCGGCTGCGTGTGCTGCTCGATCCGTGGCGAATTGAAGGACGCGCTGCTCGGCCTGCTGCAACGCCGCGAGCGCGGTGAAATCCCGGCTTTCAAACGGGTGATTCTGGAAACCACCGGCTTGGCCGACCCGGCGCCGATTCTTGCCACCCTGAGCAACGACGTGCAACTGCGCGGGCGTTTTCATATCGGCCTGGTGATTACCCTTGTCGACGCCAGCCACGCCTCTTTGCAAGAGCGCCTGCACCCGGAATGGCTGGCCCAGGTCGCTGCGGCGGACCGCTTGCTGCTGAGCAAGACCGATCTCGCGGGCGACTGTGCAGCTCTGCGTGAGCACTTGCAGGCGCTGAATGCGGGTACGCCGATCCTCGATACCCATGATATCCACAGCGGCGACCAACTGTTGCTCGGCGAAGGCCTGCGCAGCGCTGAACCTGCCATGGAGGTCAGTCGTTGGCAGCTGCATCGCACCACCACGGCCACCCACGGTTCTGCGCAAGTGTGCAGCCTGACCTTCGACCAGCCCCTGGACTGGGTCGGGTTCGGGGTGTGGTTGTCGATGCTGTTAAGATGCCACGGCGAACGAATCCTTCGTGTCAAAGGACTGCTCAACGTGAACGCCAGTAACGCCCCCATCGTCATTCATGGCGTGCAGCATTGCCTGCATGCGCCGGTGCATTTGCCTGCATGGCCAGGCAGCGACCGGCAATCGCGCCTGGTGTTTATCCTGCGTGGGCTTGACCCTGCACTGCTCAGGCGCTCGTTTGAAGTCTTCTCGCGGCGGTTCGCGGCATGA
- a CDS encoding ABC transporter substrate-binding protein, translated as MITLRVLGTSVTLLECLRVRAEQELGIRLVYQVHDVEQAQRIAVMQPDSYDLYDQWFHNVDFVWPARAIQPIDTRRIALWHEINDLPKRGRLSPDDRLGSGSVPSERLFVQHDGSLGSTVTERISMLPLTHNADSFAYRPERLPEGFCHGNESWGWLLDPAWRARTALQSDAAIGALDAALAVQGAGLASFRDIGNMSIEEIDVLADILVRKQKEGHFAAFWSDDEEAAQLMLSPSIDIQSLWSPTLMRLHRAGVKYRLAVPREGYRAWFGGLSLSRYAKGAVLDAAYAYLNWWLSGWPGSVMARQGYYIGNPARTRDHLSDAEWDYWYAGKAAREELLGSDGLPLIDVGEVRDGGSYEQRMGHIAVWNSVMDEHNYLVRRWGDFMRARCF; from the coding sequence ATGATCACACTGCGCGTGCTTGGTACCTCCGTCACCCTGCTTGAATGCCTGCGCGTACGCGCCGAACAGGAGCTGGGTATTCGCCTGGTCTATCAGGTGCATGACGTCGAGCAGGCCCAGCGTATCGCGGTGATGCAACCCGACAGCTACGACCTGTACGACCAGTGGTTCCACAACGTCGACTTCGTGTGGCCGGCCCGGGCGATCCAGCCCATCGACACCCGGCGCATCGCGCTGTGGCACGAAATCAATGATCTGCCCAAGCGTGGTCGCCTGTCACCGGATGACCGCCTGGGCAGCGGCAGTGTGCCCAGCGAACGGTTGTTCGTGCAGCACGATGGCAGCCTTGGCAGCACGGTCACCGAGCGCATCAGCATGTTGCCTCTGACCCACAACGCCGACAGTTTCGCCTACCGACCCGAACGGTTGCCCGAAGGTTTTTGCCACGGTAACGAAAGCTGGGGCTGGCTGTTGGACCCCGCTTGGCGTGCGCGCACAGCCTTGCAGAGTGATGCCGCCATCGGTGCGCTGGATGCTGCGTTGGCGGTGCAGGGTGCCGGGCTGGCCAGTTTCAGGGACATCGGCAACATGAGCATCGAAGAGATCGACGTGCTGGCCGACATTTTGGTGCGCAAGCAGAAGGAGGGGCACTTTGCGGCGTTCTGGTCTGATGATGAAGAGGCGGCGCAGTTGATGCTCAGCCCGAGTATCGATATCCAGAGCCTGTGGTCGCCGACGTTGATGCGGCTGCACCGCGCCGGGGTGAAATATCGCCTGGCGGTGCCGCGCGAGGGGTATCGCGCGTGGTTTGGTGGGTTGTCATTGTCGCGTTATGCCAAGGGAGCGGTGTTGGATGCGGCCTATGCGTATTTGAATTGGTGGTTGTCGGGGTGGCCTGGGTCGGTGATGGCACGCCAGGGTTACTACATTGGCAACCCGGCGCGTACTCGGGATCACTTGAGCGATGCGGAGTGGGATTACTGGTATGCCGGTAAGGCTGCTCGAGAGGAGTTGCTGGGCAGTGATGGGTTGCCGTTGATCGATGTGGGGGAGGTGCGGGATGGGGGATCTTATGAGCAGCGCATGGGGCATATTGCGGTGTGGAATTCGGTGATGGATGAGCATAATTATCTGGTGCGGCGGTGGGGGGATTTTATGCGGGCTCGGTGTTTTTAA
- a CDS encoding IS256 family transposase codes for MPTKKKPAREATRDLPSIPKELIDQFVSGPMSAEAIQDASMAFKKALIERALGAELGHHLGYPQGAERPEDSSNQRNGKSGKTVLTDDGPLRLDIPRDRDGSFAPILIPKHERRFTGFDDKIIAMYARGMTVREIRAFLSEQYGTEVSHDFISSVTDAVLEEVAAWQQRPLEPMYPVIFFDALRVKIRDEGLVRNKAIYLALGVLPDGTRDILGIWIETTEGAKFWMKVFNDLKTRGVEDVLIAVTDGLKGMPEALSAVFPETTLQTCIVHLIRNSLDYAGWDKRRELAKALKPIYQALNADLAEQALLAFEAGPWGKQYPTVVAAWKRAWDRVIPFFVFPPAIRKVIYTTNAIESINAQLRKIIKTRGHFPTDDAATKLIWLGLRNITANWGSAAHDWKSAMNQFAILYADRFIRPTW; via the coding sequence ATGCCGACAAAAAAGAAACCGGCCCGTGAGGCCACGCGAGACCTTCCATCCATTCCCAAAGAGCTGATCGACCAGTTCGTCAGCGGTCCGATGAGTGCCGAAGCCATTCAGGACGCCTCGATGGCGTTCAAAAAGGCGCTGATCGAGCGAGCTCTTGGTGCCGAGTTGGGCCACCATCTTGGCTATCCTCAGGGCGCGGAGCGCCCTGAGGATTCGAGCAACCAACGCAATGGCAAGAGTGGCAAAACGGTGCTGACCGATGACGGCCCTTTGCGTCTGGATATTCCCAGAGATCGCGATGGAAGTTTTGCCCCGATCTTGATCCCTAAGCATGAGCGCCGTTTTACAGGCTTTGATGACAAGATCATCGCGATGTATGCCCGAGGTATGACGGTTCGCGAAATCAGGGCGTTTCTCTCGGAACAGTACGGAACAGAAGTCTCCCACGACTTTATCAGTTCCGTCACTGACGCCGTTTTGGAGGAGGTTGCCGCCTGGCAACAGCGACCGCTTGAACCGATGTACCCGGTAATTTTCTTCGATGCATTGCGAGTCAAAATTCGTGACGAAGGCCTGGTGCGCAACAAAGCGATTTACCTGGCACTGGGCGTATTGCCGGACGGAACCCGAGATATCCTGGGCATTTGGATTGAAACAACCGAAGGCGCCAAGTTTTGGATGAAGGTCTTCAACGACCTGAAAACGCGAGGCGTCGAGGACGTCTTGATCGCCGTAACTGACGGTCTCAAAGGCATGCCCGAAGCGCTGAGTGCTGTGTTTCCTGAGACGACGTTGCAGACCTGCATCGTCCATCTGATCCGCAACAGCCTCGATTACGCAGGCTGGGACAAGCGCCGTGAGCTGGCCAAGGCATTGAAGCCGATCTATCAAGCGCTCAATGCTGACCTCGCCGAGCAAGCGCTGCTGGCCTTCGAAGCCGGGCCTTGGGGCAAGCAATATCCCACGGTTGTGGCGGCTTGGAAGCGCGCTTGGGATCGGGTTATCCCGTTCTTCGTGTTTCCCCCGGCGATACGCAAAGTGATCTACACAACCAACGCCATCGAGAGCATCAATGCTCAGTTGCGCAAGATCATCAAGACGCGAGGCCACTTCCCAACGGACGATGCCGCGACGAAGCTGATTTGGCTGGGTTTACGCAATATCACCGCGAACTGGGGCAGTGCAGCCCATGACTGGAAGAGCGCGATGAATCAATTTGCGATCCTGTACGCAGATCGATTTATCAGGCCGACCTGGTAA